Below is a window of Chryseobacterium arthrosphaerae DNA.
CCGTTCTTTGTGTAAGAAACCCTACTACCTGATAAGGTAAACTTGGATTATCCAAAATAGCACGGGCAATGGCTATAGATTGTTCATCAATTCCTAATACTAAAATTCTTTTTTTCAGTGCACTTCTTCTATATTCTCTTACGATATGAAAAAATTCTTTAACATAGAGCCTAAAAAGAAACAGTCCCATAAAAGAGATAACAAAATACAGGATCAGGTAAGGTGTAAGAATAAATTTGCTCCCGCTTGTCCAGAAATAAAACATATTAATGGTCCCGATAGTAAACATCGTACAGAAGCAGGATACCAACAATTTAAAAAGGTCTATAAATGTTGAGTGTCTTATAATTCCTGCATAGGTCTTAAAAAGATACATAAAGACTGTGTTTACTACAATAATAAAAGCAAAAACAGTACTTTTATCATCATGGTAAATAAACTCTTTTTGTGTAATTTTTTCAATAATGTAAGTTGAAAGGAACAGAGAGATGACCAGAATAATAATATCTATTATAAGTATTATCCATCTGGGAAGATATCTTACGTCTGAGAGATTGACAACATTATCTCCTCCAAATATTGTTTTCCTAAGAGAATTATACATTGTCTATATTGGTATTCATATGTTAATTAATACGGTACTAATCTTGGTTACTAATTTAATTGCTTTAAAAGCATTCATGCAAAATTAAAATAAAATATCATCTATATTCTAGATTTCAAAAAAATAAAATTAATTTCTGGATTGTATCTCCAGATTCCTTATCCTATTCTTTTTCATCATTTAAATTTAGTACCAATAATAAATACTGACTAGGGTCAAAAAGCATACCATAAATATTAATTGTAAAAAAATGTTTTTTTTCTAAACAACACTTATTTTCAATAAGATTCTGACTTTTAGAGTATTTTATTAAAATTTCTTTTAAATTTTTCTTTTTAATTATTCCTTTATTATTTCATTCTATTGTGACTGTATTTAATGAACTGTTCGTTTTAACAATTGCTTCTTTTTTATCAAAAGCAGCAGATACTACAAAAAGTAGCAATTAAATCTTAATGTCAAAAATGTCTTAAATTCATCAGTATTGATTTAGTGAGAATATCAGCTTAACATTAATGTATTATGAACATATTCCTATTTGTTCTTTATGTTGTGCTGATGATGTTTAATTTTTTCTTCCAATATTCCTGTGTTTAATTTTTAGTCAAAAATATCATTTATTTTCTCATATTCAAAGCCTCTGCTCATGAGATATTTTATAGTTTTTGATTTTTTTTGATATTCCTGTAATCCTTTCTGTTTAGAAGAGTAATCCTCATAAATTCTTTTGATGGTTTTGATGTAGTCATCTTCATATATTTCATCAAAGCACGAGTTGATCAGTTTTTCGGATATCTGCTTCTGTTTCAGATGCATTCTGATTTTATTCTTCCCCCAATGCTTGATGTAAAATTTACCTCTGATATAACTCCTTGTAAAGCGTTCTTCATTTAAGTAGTTTTCTTTGAGGAGATACAGGATAATTTCTTCTCTCGCTTCATCAATCAGCAGGAATTCTTTCATCTTCTGCTCTACTTCTGCATGACACCTGTCCTGGTAAACACAATAGCTGACCAGTTTCTGCTTGATTTCCTCGAAAGTAAAAGATTTTTTTTCCATTGTATAAAAAAAGAATGAGCTTACGCCCATTCTTTGTATGATATTATAATGCCTGTTAGTAATTGAACAGCGCTTTACCTTCCATTAATTCATTCACTTTCTTTCTTACAGATGCAAGAACTTCTTCATTTTTGATATTATCTACCACCTCAGAGATCAGCCCTGCAATAGTATCCATATCATTTTCTTTAAGCCCTCTGGTGGTAATGGCAGCAGTTCCCAATCTGATACCAGATGTAGTGAACGGAGATTTATCATCAAAAGGAACCATATTTTTGTTACAAGTAATATCAGCAAGTACCAGTGCTTTTTCTGTTTCTTTACCGTTTACTCCTTTGTTTCTAAGGTCTACCAACATCAGGTGGTTGTCTGTACCTCCACTTACGATATCAAAACCTCTGTCGATCATCGCTTTTGATAACGCCTG
It encodes the following:
- a CDS encoding regulatory protein RecX — translated: MEKKSFTFEEIKQKLVSYCVYQDRCHAEVEQKMKEFLLIDEAREEIILYLLKENYLNEERFTRSYIRGKFYIKHWGKNKIRMHLKQKQISEKLINSCFDEIYEDDYIKTIKRIYEDYSSKQKGLQEYQKKSKTIKYLMSRGFEYEKINDIFD